Proteins encoded together in one Chitinophaga sp. LS1 window:
- a CDS encoding DUF4382 domain-containing protein has protein sequence MKTYLRTSGWGLATLVLLAVVVYSCKKDNSSSSTGLGANQQRLNIFLADDPGSRFDNVFLDIKSIQVLVDTCDGANGKGKGDNNGGDDDWGNDYNRCHWGEDKNDRDDSCKVWDSLAISPGVYDILTLRNGADTLLSEGVVPVGKVRRIQINLGANSYVVKDSVQYPLKAANGQVKLVVNIRPEEWEEYQSGNYRLWLDFDVDRSIVQTGNGKFVLRPVIHVFLVSETGSISGKVTPYDAYPVLTVYNDTDTAYALPWKSGEWKIRGLNTGTYNVYVNASNGYADTTITGVKIEIGKNTSVDAIKLSK, from the coding sequence ATGAAGACCTATCTCCGCACTTCCGGATGGGGGCTAGCCACGTTAGTATTGTTGGCTGTAGTCGTGTATTCCTGTAAAAAGGATAACTCCAGTTCATCCACAGGCCTCGGCGCAAACCAACAAAGACTGAACATTTTCCTGGCAGATGATCCGGGTAGCCGCTTTGACAATGTATTTCTGGACATCAAATCAATTCAGGTATTAGTAGACACCTGCGACGGTGCAAATGGCAAAGGGAAAGGTGATAACAATGGCGGAGACGACGACTGGGGTAATGATTACAACCGTTGCCACTGGGGAGAAGACAAAAACGACCGTGATGATTCCTGCAAAGTATGGGATTCTCTGGCGATCTCTCCTGGTGTGTACGATATACTCACCCTGCGTAACGGTGCCGATACTTTACTCTCTGAAGGTGTAGTGCCTGTGGGTAAAGTAAGGAGAATTCAGATCAACCTGGGTGCGAACAGCTACGTTGTAAAAGACAGCGTACAGTATCCGCTGAAGGCTGCAAATGGCCAGGTGAAACTGGTAGTGAATATCCGTCCTGAAGAATGGGAAGAATACCAGAGCGGTAACTACCGTCTGTGGCTGGACTTTGATGTAGATCGTTCTATCGTTCAAACTGGTAATGGTAAGTTTGTACTGCGTCCGGTAATCCACGTATTCCTGGTATCTGAAACAGGTAGTATTTCTGGTAAAGTAACTCCTTATGATGCTTATCCGGTACTGACTGTGTACAATGATACAGATACGGCTTATGCTTTACCATGGAAGAGTGGTGAGTGGAAGATCAGGGGGCTGAACACAGGTACTTACAATGTGTATGTAAATGCATCAAATGGATATGCTGATACTACAATCACTGGTGTTAAGATTGAGATCGGTAAGAATACATCAGTAGATGCGATTAAACTGAGTAAGTAG
- a CDS encoding toxin-antitoxin system YwqK family antitoxin → MRKLLAFSVLQLLCFIVYSQGFTIKLNKKDDQKRKQGEWSEEVAATRGEDGYTWEGSYVDDRKEGLWKKYAPSGAIIAEETFKHNALNGPARYFYLNGLVSAEGNFVAKDVDDTVESYRVIDPVTQEEKFEEIKRNATSLRDGLWKIYDEDGNMVKEYYKRGEPVSAEELDTITNKVPKKLPAQPSQLPHQSGNKKH, encoded by the coding sequence ATGAGAAAACTCCTCGCATTTTCTGTACTACAACTGTTATGCTTTATTGTCTATTCGCAGGGCTTCACTATTAAACTAAACAAAAAAGACGACCAAAAACGTAAGCAGGGCGAATGGTCCGAAGAAGTTGCCGCCACCCGTGGCGAAGACGGCTACACCTGGGAAGGTTCCTATGTAGACGACCGTAAGGAAGGGCTCTGGAAAAAATACGCGCCATCTGGTGCTATTATCGCAGAGGAAACTTTCAAACACAATGCACTGAATGGTCCGGCCCGTTATTTTTATCTGAATGGTCTGGTAAGTGCGGAAGGTAATTTTGTAGCTAAAGACGTGGATGACACGGTAGAAAGCTACAGAGTGATCGATCCTGTTACCCAGGAAGAAAAATTCGAAGAGATCAAAAGGAATGCGACTTCACTGCGCGATGGTCTGTGGAAGATCTATGATGAAGATGGGAATATGGTGAAAGAATATTACAAAAGGGGAGAGCCGGTAAGTGCTGAGGAACTGGATACCATTACGAATAAGGTACCAAAAAAACTCCCGGCGCAACCTTCTCAGTTACCACATCAGTCAGGGAATAAAAAGCACTAA
- a CDS encoding phosphatase PAP2 family protein — MKSTIRQLRFFLIPYSVLFTIALTLKIIFTREEIYFFINGLHFPAGDVLFKYVTEMGGATTAFSIVLILLFVRYRYSLLLASSYLLTSLINFPLKYIVGAPRPKLYFTDSPHAIYYVPDVEVLSNHFSFPSGHTVCAFTTAVVLTFISPRKWYGYIYFLLAVLVAYSRMYLSQHFFEDVTAGSFEAVVVVTCWIAWFNNRAFFRHPGWEGALSRKDD; from the coding sequence ATGAAATCTACCATTCGCCAATTACGCTTCTTCCTCATCCCCTATTCAGTTTTATTCACCATTGCCCTCACACTCAAGATAATTTTCACAAGAGAAGAAATATACTTTTTCATTAATGGATTGCACTTCCCGGCTGGAGATGTGCTTTTCAAATATGTAACAGAAATGGGTGGGGCTACTACTGCTTTTTCAATCGTATTGATCCTGTTATTTGTAAGATACCGATATAGTTTATTACTGGCCAGCAGTTACCTGCTGACCAGTTTGATAAATTTCCCTTTGAAATATATCGTGGGTGCTCCACGACCAAAATTGTATTTCACCGATTCACCTCATGCTATTTATTATGTACCAGATGTAGAAGTGCTCTCGAATCATTTCAGTTTTCCGTCAGGACATACAGTATGCGCATTCACCACAGCAGTGGTGTTGACTTTCATTAGTCCCCGCAAGTGGTATGGGTATATTTACTTTCTGCTGGCAGTACTGGTAGCTTATTCCAGAATGTACCTCAGTCAGCATTTCTTTGAAGATGTGACAGCTGGTTCGTTTGAAGCAGTAGTAGTTGTGACCTGTTGGATTGCCTGGTTTAATAATCGTGCTTTCTTCCGGCACCCTGGTTGGGAAGGTGCGCTAAGCAGGAAAGATGATTAG
- a CDS encoding KGG domain-containing protein produces the protein MAAEQNNHFTQEQEKLEREHSHEHNHGHEQHGSNAHQGHNSEAEDKPKSETPSRKDKRGFASMDASMQRAIASKGGRAAHAQGVAHEFNSAEAREAGRKGGVAVSRNRQHMAEIGKKGGEAAHNKRKKAQQQQNAE, from the coding sequence ATGGCTGCAGAACAAAACAATCACTTCACCCAGGAACAAGAAAAACTCGAAAGGGAGCATTCGCACGAGCACAATCATGGACATGAGCAACATGGAAGTAATGCTCACCAGGGTCACAATTCTGAAGCAGAAGACAAACCCAAATCAGAAACTCCAAGTCGAAAAGATAAACGGGGTTTTGCCTCTATGGATGCATCCATGCAGCGGGCGATAGCCAGTAAAGGCGGTCGTGCTGCGCATGCGCAGGGGGTAGCCCATGAGTTTAATTCTGCTGAAGCACGCGAAGCCGGCCGTAAAGGCGGTGTTGCAGTAAGCCGGAACAGACAGCATATGGCCGAAATAGGTAAGAAAGGCGGAGAAGCAGCGCACAATAAAAGAAAAAAAGCACAGCAGCAACAGAACGCTGAGTAA
- a CDS encoding glycoside hydrolase family 31 protein yields the protein MQVTTSSGKYSVKHYPDTIKEWKKEGNYFYFYTSETILEVRIISDKIIRFRYAADGKFQRDFSYAVSDRLEETPVNFGLREFEENFELYTDILRIYINRDDLRLTITDSEGRIINQDEMGFHWQYYLQKGGKIVYCSKQIQEGECFYGMGDKPTDLNMHGKRVENFGTDAYGYQKDTDPLYRNIPFYYGLHQGIGYGIFFDNTFRTIFDFGKERENTTSFWARGGEMNYYFIYGPELLQVAEGYTKITGTPDLPPMWALGYQQCRWSYYPDKRVREIAAEFRKREIPCDVIHLDIDYMEGFRCFTWSKEGFPEPVGLIKDLSAMGFKIVVIIDPGIKVDPDYAIYQQGIQKDYFCKRADGALMEGDVWPGKCVFPDYTNPEVRKWWASLFKGLVDTGVRGVWNDMNEPAVFEMGTFPEDVRHDYDGEAVSHRKAHNIYGHLMSKSTEAGMRKYLMPHRPFVISRSCYAGAQRWTSLWTGDNVSSWDHLWLATIQAQRLAVSGISFVGSDIGGFIGEPDGELYVRWIQLAVFHPLMRTHSASNETGFDQEPWSFGGEYEEVAKKFIQLRYQLLPYLYTTFWQYSVNGTPMMRPLAFVDQHDKETHDRTHEFMLGDNLLISHVSEKGMKEKEVYLPAGQWYYYWNDQLFNGKQSVKVATPLEEMPLFVKAGAVIPHYNKIQYVEQRDAEEMILHVYYSDQITNSVLYEDAGDHYGYKNGQYNNIRFKQVSTKQQFELRKRFFGNYDAAYKKHHIYIHGLPFKPKEYIIDGKAVKLSVANATGGVFKIIAERKFETLVIR from the coding sequence ATGCAAGTAACGACCTCATCTGGTAAGTATTCGGTCAAGCACTATCCGGATACCATTAAAGAGTGGAAAAAAGAAGGTAACTACTTCTATTTTTATACGTCGGAGACAATCCTGGAAGTAAGGATCATATCAGATAAGATCATCCGGTTCCGCTATGCTGCTGATGGAAAGTTTCAACGTGATTTCTCGTACGCGGTAAGCGACCGATTGGAAGAAACACCTGTCAACTTTGGACTGAGGGAATTCGAAGAAAACTTTGAACTCTATACAGATATCCTGCGCATTTACATCAACCGCGATGACCTGCGCCTCACCATCACCGACTCGGAAGGCCGCATTATCAATCAGGACGAAATGGGCTTCCACTGGCAGTATTACCTGCAGAAAGGGGGTAAGATCGTATACTGTAGCAAGCAGATACAGGAAGGCGAATGCTTCTATGGCATGGGCGATAAGCCCACCGATCTGAACATGCATGGCAAACGCGTAGAAAACTTCGGAACCGATGCCTATGGCTATCAGAAAGACACTGATCCGCTGTACAGGAACATTCCGTTTTACTACGGCCTGCACCAGGGCATTGGCTATGGTATTTTCTTCGACAATACCTTCCGTACTATCTTCGACTTTGGGAAGGAACGTGAGAACACAACCAGCTTCTGGGCCAGGGGTGGTGAAATGAATTACTACTTCATTTACGGACCTGAATTACTACAGGTAGCCGAAGGATATACAAAGATTACCGGTACGCCAGACCTTCCGCCCATGTGGGCTTTGGGCTACCAGCAATGTCGCTGGAGCTACTATCCTGATAAACGCGTCAGAGAGATTGCCGCTGAATTCCGTAAACGCGAAATTCCCTGTGATGTGATCCATCTTGACATCGATTACATGGAAGGCTTCCGCTGTTTTACATGGAGCAAGGAAGGATTTCCTGAACCGGTAGGACTGATCAAAGATTTGTCTGCAATGGGCTTCAAGATAGTGGTCATCATCGATCCGGGTATAAAGGTAGATCCTGACTATGCTATTTATCAGCAGGGTATTCAAAAAGATTATTTCTGTAAGCGGGCCGATGGCGCACTCATGGAAGGCGATGTATGGCCCGGCAAATGCGTATTCCCGGACTATACCAATCCTGAAGTGAGAAAGTGGTGGGCCAGCCTGTTCAAAGGCCTGGTAGACACTGGCGTACGCGGTGTGTGGAATGATATGAACGAACCTGCCGTTTTTGAAATGGGCACCTTCCCTGAAGACGTGCGCCATGACTACGACGGCGAGGCAGTGAGTCATCGTAAGGCACACAACATTTACGGTCACCTCATGAGTAAATCGACGGAAGCAGGTATGCGCAAATACCTCATGCCACACCGTCCGTTTGTAATAAGCCGTTCCTGCTATGCCGGTGCACAACGCTGGACCTCCCTGTGGACGGGAGATAATGTGAGCAGCTGGGATCACCTGTGGCTGGCTACCATACAGGCACAGCGACTGGCCGTATCCGGTATTTCCTTTGTCGGCAGCGATATCGGTGGATTTATCGGTGAGCCGGATGGTGAACTGTATGTACGCTGGATACAATTAGCGGTATTCCATCCGCTGATGCGTACCCACTCTGCCAGCAATGAAACCGGTTTTGACCAGGAACCATGGAGCTTTGGCGGTGAATATGAAGAAGTGGCGAAGAAGTTTATTCAGCTGCGCTACCAGTTATTACCTTACCTGTATACAACCTTCTGGCAATATAGTGTGAACGGAACACCGATGATGCGTCCGCTGGCTTTCGTAGATCAGCATGACAAAGAAACACATGACCGTACACATGAATTCATGCTGGGCGATAACCTGCTCATCAGTCATGTGAGCGAAAAAGGTATGAAGGAAAAAGAAGTGTACCTGCCCGCAGGACAATGGTATTACTACTGGAATGACCAGCTTTTCAACGGTAAACAATCTGTGAAAGTGGCAACCCCGCTGGAAGAGATGCCACTGTTTGTAAAAGCAGGGGCCGTAATTCCTCATTATAACAAAATCCAGTATGTAGAACAGCGCGATGCGGAAGAGATGATCCTGCACGTGTATTATAGCGATCAGATCACCAACAGCGTACTCTACGAAGACGCCGGCGATCACTATGGTTATAAGAACGGTCAGTACAACAATATTCGTTTCAAACAGGTGTCAACCAAACAGCAATTTGAGTTGAGGAAACGTTTCTTTGGTAATTACGATGCCGCTTACAAAAAGCATCATATTTATATACATGGTTTACCATTTAAACCAAAGGAATATATCATAGATGGCAAGGCAGTGAAACTCTCTGTTGCCAATGCAACCGGTGGTGTGTTCAAGATAATAGCAGAACGTAAATTTGAGACGCTTGTGATACGATAA
- a CDS encoding WD40/YVTN/BNR-like repeat-containing protein: MQKFSKSLLLLHSVFFIHIFSAYAQQQPAIKLLEIPPIASIRGLSVVNDSVVWVSGTGGQAGLTTDGGKHWQWMKVPNHDSADWRSLHAFSSQRALLLNAGSPAHVMLTNDGGKSWETAYEDTSKGIFFDDIAFLNDSAGFAIGDPMPPDNKFAVITTEDRGKTWTRPMHLLMAEPGEAIFAASGTNVAVCANEKGGIITGGQVSRFIPGDGSQKPVLLPITQGSPSKGAFSLAFKPDGKTGVIVGGDYQHDKDTTNNCVYTTDDGKTWTVSPAPPAGYRSCVVYVKGNIFIATGTSGTDISRDGGVHWQKISEQGFHVAGVSPDGKKIWLAGSRKLGMIQL; this comes from the coding sequence ATGCAAAAATTCAGCAAATCCTTACTGCTACTACATTCTGTATTCTTTATCCACATTTTTTCTGCCTATGCACAGCAACAGCCTGCCATTAAACTACTTGAAATCCCGCCCATAGCCAGTATCAGGGGATTATCGGTGGTAAATGACTCCGTTGTGTGGGTGTCGGGCACCGGCGGACAGGCTGGTTTGACCACTGATGGAGGCAAACATTGGCAATGGATGAAGGTCCCAAATCATGATAGTGCCGACTGGCGTAGTTTACATGCATTCAGCAGTCAGCGGGCGCTACTTTTAAACGCCGGTTCTCCTGCCCATGTGATGCTGACCAACGATGGTGGCAAATCGTGGGAGACAGCATATGAGGATACTTCAAAAGGCATTTTTTTTGATGATATCGCATTCCTGAATGACTCAGCCGGATTTGCGATTGGTGATCCTATGCCACCAGACAATAAATTTGCCGTTATCACCACTGAAGACAGGGGTAAAACCTGGACGCGCCCCATGCATCTATTAATGGCGGAACCCGGCGAAGCCATCTTTGCCGCCAGTGGTACCAATGTAGCAGTATGTGCGAATGAAAAAGGTGGTATTATTACCGGGGGACAGGTAAGCCGGTTTATTCCCGGCGATGGCAGCCAAAAACCAGTATTACTACCTATTACGCAGGGTAGTCCCAGCAAAGGTGCATTTTCACTGGCTTTCAAACCAGATGGCAAAACAGGGGTGATCGTAGGTGGTGATTATCAGCACGATAAAGACACCACTAATAATTGTGTGTACACCACTGATGATGGTAAAACCTGGACCGTCTCTCCTGCACCTCCTGCCGGTTACCGCTCCTGTGTTGTGTATGTGAAAGGAAATATATTTATTGCGACCGGTACTTCTGGTACAGATATTTCAAGGGATGGTGGTGTACATTGGCAAAAGATCAGTGAACAGGGATTTCATGTGGCTGGCGTATCGCCCGATGGAAAGAAGATCTGGCTGGCGGGTAGCCGTAAACTGGGAATGATTCAGCTTTAA
- a CDS encoding sensor histidine kinase, protein MSLQRAAQITRTILLFFLCTLPVTVLHAQEKPYIFDSYGVNEGLSQNSVYDILEDNQGFMWIATHDGVNRFDGYVFNEYRYNPSSREIAGQGKGNLGTRSNTGGRALINRFALKGYKGYSLYRNARHQLILTHNYGISVYDEYRNSFENVLEDTTLANSAEGDSGRKFKILGEDTTLNALYVWRPSKGLYVLDDKTYAIRRLILYPPAMIRKGLSATAVIKDGNNIWMNFEAGELMAMNTKTLRVTTYCLPGITTHPVIRSLNSDTLIIASQGHVVIFNKKLNKYTDLTFDQHDEKDISFVPLCMELDQHGNVWIGGTDGIIVYNIKRNEIINHIVTFNGSETRSWNVVAYLYRDASDNMWVGTDGDGIKKYSPNKKVFNLYRSPFITHNMVRAVYKHDDGKLYVGLMHDGLDIYEKGGKWLERIPADDGKNNVFPAKNLNAICREDFEHLWFHFSDMYIGLFNVHTHRFENLTPAVKALGMPNQEDIYPFLFKRNTGEIYFNYGSYLLQLVQVGKTYKASIIHEFPDEVLTTYFEDFLGNKYVGTKVAVYVKKADSPGWEKMALPAGTIVKSINKNAHKQLLVATSKGLFVMDEKNRIIQHYNSYTFPSLVNDYFYGVLLDDKDRIWVSHNKGLSQINQVTDEITTYNYEDGLQSNEFNTGAFYKSTDGELFFGGIRGVNGFYPKDFRNNPSKPKVVIMRMEVLDKPYESDTALSLLRRIELPYNHNTIAIEFVPLEFTNPLKNKVQYKLDGADEDWVQAGAFRMARYTNLRPGTYTFNVRASNNDDIWNSTPTSLEIVIRIPFWQSLWFRFLLLLLLLGVAYYFSTLYLDYKIRHEKLKLEKEQAVDQERARISSDMHDDLGSGLSTIRLLSEIAKRKIQDPTQTREIERISEAAGELVDKMSEIIWAMNSSNDSLENLIAYMRSFAADFLEHAHITHQFYIPESIPNIKLSGGTRRNIYLAVKESLHNVVKHAQATEVVIQIEMHKNMTIMLKDNGKGFDQEKVRLFGNGLKNIQKRMAAVGGSADISSDNGTRVFLDIPLI, encoded by the coding sequence TTGTCATTGCAACGGGCGGCGCAGATAACGAGGACTATTTTATTGTTTTTCCTATGCACCTTACCAGTGACTGTGTTGCATGCACAGGAAAAGCCTTATATATTCGACTCTTACGGGGTGAATGAAGGGCTTTCTCAAAATTCTGTGTACGACATATTGGAGGATAATCAGGGATTTATGTGGATTGCTACGCACGACGGTGTAAACCGTTTTGATGGCTATGTGTTCAACGAATACCGGTATAACCCAAGTTCCCGCGAGATAGCGGGGCAGGGAAAGGGTAATCTGGGTACCCGGTCTAACACCGGTGGGCGTGCCCTCATCAACCGCTTCGCCCTGAAAGGTTACAAAGGTTACTCCCTGTACCGCAATGCCCGGCATCAGCTTATACTCACTCACAATTACGGCATCAGCGTATACGACGAATACCGCAACAGTTTTGAAAACGTACTGGAAGATACCACCCTGGCCAACAGTGCCGAGGGGGATTCAGGCAGAAAGTTCAAGATCCTGGGTGAGGATACCACCCTCAATGCGCTCTATGTATGGCGCCCATCCAAAGGCTTGTATGTGCTCGACGACAAAACATACGCCATCAGACGACTGATCCTGTACCCACCTGCTATGATACGCAAAGGGTTGTCGGCAACTGCCGTGATAAAAGATGGCAACAATATATGGATGAACTTTGAGGCGGGCGAACTGATGGCCATGAATACCAAAACACTCCGCGTTACTACTTACTGTTTACCCGGCATTACCACTCACCCTGTAATACGTAGCCTGAATAGCGATACCCTCATCATTGCATCGCAGGGACACGTGGTTATCTTCAACAAGAAACTGAATAAATATACAGATCTCACCTTTGATCAGCACGATGAAAAAGATATCTCCTTCGTACCGCTCTGTATGGAGCTCGATCAGCATGGCAATGTGTGGATAGGCGGTACAGACGGTATCATCGTTTATAATATTAAACGCAACGAAATCATAAATCACATCGTTACTTTCAATGGCTCTGAAACCCGGAGCTGGAATGTAGTGGCCTACCTGTACCGCGATGCGAGCGACAATATGTGGGTAGGTACAGATGGCGATGGAATAAAAAAATATTCTCCTAACAAGAAGGTGTTTAACCTGTACCGCTCACCCTTTATCACGCACAATATGGTAAGGGCCGTGTACAAACATGACGACGGCAAACTCTATGTAGGCCTCATGCACGACGGATTGGACATCTACGAGAAAGGAGGGAAGTGGCTGGAACGTATTCCGGCTGATGATGGAAAGAACAACGTATTTCCTGCCAAGAACCTGAATGCCATTTGCCGGGAAGATTTTGAACACCTGTGGTTCCATTTCTCTGACATGTACATCGGTTTGTTCAATGTACATACTCATCGTTTTGAAAATCTCACACCAGCAGTAAAAGCACTGGGCATGCCCAACCAGGAAGATATCTATCCTTTCCTGTTCAAGCGCAATACCGGCGAGATTTACTTCAACTACGGCAGTTATCTGCTACAGTTAGTGCAGGTGGGTAAAACCTACAAAGCATCGATCATACACGAATTTCCAGATGAAGTACTCACTACATATTTTGAAGATTTTCTGGGCAATAAATACGTAGGTACCAAGGTAGCGGTGTATGTGAAAAAAGCGGATAGTCCGGGTTGGGAAAAGATGGCGTTACCAGCTGGTACGATAGTGAAATCAATCAATAAGAATGCACACAAACAGTTGCTGGTAGCGACTTCCAAAGGACTGTTCGTGATGGATGAAAAGAACCGGATCATTCAGCATTACAATAGTTACACCTTCCCTTCACTGGTAAATGATTATTTCTACGGTGTACTACTCGATGATAAAGACCGTATTTGGGTGAGTCATAACAAAGGTCTGTCGCAGATCAACCAGGTTACCGACGAGATCACTACTTACAATTACGAAGACGGTCTGCAATCAAACGAATTCAACACCGGTGCATTTTATAAATCTACAGATGGGGAGTTGTTCTTTGGAGGTATCCGGGGTGTAAACGGGTTTTATCCGAAGGATTTCAGGAACAACCCTTCCAAACCGAAAGTAGTGATCATGCGCATGGAGGTACTGGATAAACCGTACGAATCCGATACGGCATTGTCATTGCTGCGAAGGATCGAATTGCCCTACAACCACAATACCATCGCGATAGAATTCGTACCACTGGAATTTACTAATCCATTGAAGAACAAGGTGCAGTATAAACTGGATGGTGCGGACGAAGACTGGGTACAGGCGGGGGCCTTTAGAATGGCACGCTATACAAACCTGCGGCCGGGTACATATACTTTCAATGTAAGAGCGTCTAACAACGACGACATATGGAACAGTACGCCGACCTCGCTGGAAATTGTGATCCGTATTCCGTTCTGGCAATCGCTGTGGTTCCGGTTCCTGTTGTTATTGTTGTTGCTGGGTGTGGCGTATTATTTCTCGACGCTCTATCTCGACTACAAGATCCGGCATGAGAAACTAAAACTGGAAAAAGAGCAGGCGGTAGACCAGGAGCGTGCGCGTATATCGAGTGATATGCATGATGACCTGGGATCCGGCTTGTCCACAATAAGACTACTCAGCGAAATTGCGAAGCGCAAGATCCAGGATCCTACTCAGACGAGGGAGATAGAGCGGATATCGGAAGCGGCAGGTGAGCTGGTGGACAAAATGAGTGAAATAATCTGGGCGATGAATTCTTCAAATGATTCTTTAGAGAATTTGATCGCATATATGCGTAGCTTTGCAGCTGACTTTCTGGAACATGCGCATATCACGCATCAGTTTTATATTCCGGAAAGTATACCCAATATCAAGTTGAGTGGCGGAACCCGGCGGAATATCTACCTTGCTGTAAAGGAATCCTTGCATAATGTGGTGAAACATGCACAGGCTACAGAAGTAGTGATACAAATAGAAATGCATAAGAACATGACCATTATGCTAAAAGATAATGGTAAGGGCTTTGATCAGGAGAAAGTGAGATTGTTTGGAAACGGGCTGAAAAACATCCAGAAAAGGATGGCGGCGGTAGGCGGGTCTGCTGATATCTCATCGGATAATGGTACCAGAGTTTTCCTGGATATACCATTAATTTAA
- a CDS encoding response regulator transcription factor codes for MTVYSKKKSQDNMDIISVAIVEDNHDIRTAMELLINGSDGYACIGAFNNAETAVEQIPNLLPNVVLMDFNLPGGMNGIECIARLKNEYPDMHFMMLTVYEDDDKIFQALEAGASGYILKKTPPGELLEAIRDLHEGGSPMSSQIARRVVAYFQKQAKPNPALEALTSREKEILDQLSKGFLYKEIASNLFISIETVRRHVHNIYEKLHVRSRTDAVNKYYNR; via the coding sequence ATGACTGTATACTCTAAGAAGAAATCGCAGGATAATATGGATATTATTTCTGTGGCGATTGTTGAAGATAACCATGATATTCGTACAGCCATGGAACTATTAATCAATGGCTCTGATGGTTATGCGTGTATTGGTGCCTTCAATAATGCGGAGACGGCCGTTGAACAGATCCCCAATTTGTTACCCAATGTAGTACTGATGGATTTTAACCTGCCTGGCGGGATGAATGGTATTGAGTGCATTGCGCGGCTGAAGAATGAATACCCCGATATGCACTTTATGATGCTGACGGTATACGAGGATGATGACAAGATCTTCCAGGCATTGGAAGCAGGTGCAAGCGGGTATATTTTGAAAAAAACACCTCCGGGTGAATTACTGGAAGCAATCAGGGACCTGCATGAAGGTGGTTCTCCAATGAGTTCCCAGATTGCCAGAAGGGTGGTCGCTTACTTCCAGAAGCAGGCGAAGCCAAATCCGGCTTTGGAGGCATTGACTTCCAGAGAAAAGGAGATCCTGGATCAGTTGAGCAAAGGATTCCTGTATAAGGAAATTGCGAGTAATTTATTCATTAGCATTGAAACGGTGAGAAGGCACGTGCATAATATTTACGAAAAGTTGCATGTGAGAAGTAGAACGGATGCCGTGAATAAGTATTACAACAGATAA